In one Vidua chalybeata isolate OUT-0048 chromosome 4, bVidCha1 merged haplotype, whole genome shotgun sequence genomic region, the following are encoded:
- the UTP3 gene encoding something about silencing protein 10, whose product MRTRRGTVLRPRAEPADDPAEVPGGRAGPEELADDVERFHEEQFRAVMAALDSGDEAGDGEEEEEEEEVLGLQLPEDSEEDEEEETQERNPFVEYSAEEDDGEDEEGEEDENDVEDGEEEGGEEDENDVEDEEGDLSMESDLEERHPEAKLPHELSWGQRKQLYYDTDYGTDAQAKGKRSQQEIDAEEEEEEQEAQVIQRRLVRDLGEDDYGLDMIQGYLAKQQKSHDSKGQKIDKDLQALSKKEQLKLLKQESPELLQLMEDFEVKLMEIKDELHPLLQMVRDGTIPQGKGSRYLQTKYHLYLNYCANISFYLVLKSKRMPVHSHPVIERLVEYRNIINDLAVIDQKLSPQVRMLLRNYYDKKEEKLRKENKFSVFLTMNGNKNKPKRAPAPVNGQAAAAESSDESELDEEAALKYYKMMEEKLALKRKRTGDEDVLEEAVVSEGEDANKKRGVTYQMIKNKGLTPKRRKIDRNPRVKHREKFRRAKIRRKGQVREVRRELHRYAGELSGIRAGVKKSRKLK is encoded by the coding sequence ATGCGGACCCGGCGCGGCACCGTCCTGCGGCCGCGGGCCGAGCCCGCCGATGACCCCGCCGAGGTGCCCGGGGGCCGCGCCGGCCCCGAGGAGCTGGCGGACGATGTGGAGCGCTTCCACGAGGAGCAGTTCCGCGCCGTGATGGCCGCCCTGGACAGCGGCGACGAGGCCGGGGACggcgaggaagaggaggaggaggaagaggtgcTGGGTCTGCAGCTGCCCGAGGACAGcgaggaggatgaggaggaggagacgcAGGAGCGGAATCCTTTTGTGGAGTACAGCGCAGAGGAGGATGATGGAGAAGATGAAGAAGGCGAGGAAGATGAAAATGATGTTGAGgatggagaagaagaaggaggtgAGGAAGATGAAAATGATGTTGAGGATGAAGAAGGGGACCTGTCCATGGAAAGCGACTTGGAGGAGCGCCATCCCGAAGCCAAGCTCCCCCATGAGCTCTCCTGGGGCCAGCGCAAGCAGCTCTACTATGACACGGACTATGGGACTGATGCCCAGGCCAAGGGCAAGCGGAGCCAGCAAGAAATCgatgctgaggaggaggaagaggagcaggaggctcaAGTCATCCAGAGACGGTTGGTGCGGGATTTGGGGGAGGATGATTATGGTCTGGACATGATCCAGGGCTACCTGGCTAAGCAGCAGAAAAGCCACGATAGCAAGGGGCAGAAAATTGATAAGGATCTGCAGGCCCTTTCCAAGAAGGAGCAGTtgaagctgctgaagcaggagtccccagagctcctgcagctgatgGAGGACTTTGAGGTGAAGCTCATGGAGATCAAGGATGAGCTGCACCCGCTGCTGCAAATGGTCAGAGACGGCACTATCCCCCAGGGGAAGGGCAGTCGCTATTTGCAGACCAAGTATCATCTCTACCTGAACTACTGTGCCAATATCAGTTTCTATCTGGTTCTCAAGTCCAAGAGGATGCCAGTTCATAGTCACCCGGTCATTGAACGGCTGGTGGAGTACAGAAATATCATCAACGACCTCGCTGTCATAGACCAAAAGCTTTCCCCACAGGTCCGTATGCTTCTGAGGAACTACTATgacaaaaaggaagagaagctacggaaggaaaacaagttttcagtgtttctcaCCATGAATggcaacaaaaacaaacctaaaCGTGCCCCTGCGCCTGTTAatggccaggctgctgctgctgagtcgTCGGATGAGTCGGAGCTGGATGAGGAAGCTGCCCTGAAATACTACAAGATGATGGAAGAGAAGCTGGCACTCAAGAGGAAGAGAACTGGAGATGAAGATGTGCTTGAAGAAGCAGTGGTGTCAGAAGGAGAAGATGCCAATAAAAAGAGAGGGGTTACCTATCAGATGATCAAGAACAAAGGCCTCACTCCCAAGAGGAGGAAGATCGACCGCAACCCCCGGGTCAAGCATCGGGAGAAATTCCGGCGAGCCAAAATCCGCCGCAAGGGCCAGGTCCGCGAGGTCCGGAGGGAGCTGCACAGATATGCCGGGGAACTGTCTGGCATTCGGGCTGGGGTTAAGAAAAGCAGGAAGCTCAAGTGA